A stretch of DNA from Pseudoalteromonas ruthenica:
GCTCAGCTCTAAACCGTCCACGGTTTTAGCCAAGCCTTGCTCGCTCAAGACCAGTTTATCAACACCAATATTCGCTAGCATGGCATCGAGCTCAGCTTGCTCTGGGCGCTGTGTGGGTCGCTTATCGGGGCCGAATCCCCAAAGATCAATAAGCGGTCCCATGGTCACATCCAGCGCCTTGGTCGATTGTCCAAGGCGAATTGACTCGCTCACCACAGCGCGAAAATCGCTGCTGATGGGCATCACTTCACCTGCAGGCAAGCGATTAAATTGATTAATCTCGGAGTCTTCAATGTACGTCGACATCGACTGATTCACTTTTTTAAGCTCCTCAGTGACATCAGCGTATAAATTAAGTTGAGGTAACTGTTGCTGCGGTACAAACACTTTAATATTAAAAGTGGTACCCATGGTTTTCCCTTGCAACAACACCTCTTGTTGATCAGATTCTGGGGCGTTATCACACCCCGATAAGGTAAATAAAGAAAGGATGAATAACAAGCCAAATACGGCTTTTACGCTGCGTAACATTGCTAGCCTCAAGTTGGTGAACAGTAAACGAAAAAAGGCTTCCTAACTGGGTTAGGAAGCCTTTTATAAATCAATGACGAATGCGTGACATTCGTTTAGCCGCCGAAGTCATCCAATAGGATATTTTCGTCTTCAACACCTAAGTCTTTTAGCATGTTGATTACGGCTGCGTTCATCATCGGTGGCCCACACATGTAGTACTCACAGTCTTCAGGCGCTTCATGGTCCTTAAGATAGTTATCGTACAATACGTTGTGGATAAAGCCAGTATAGCCTTCCCAGTTGTCCTCTGGCTGAGGATCAGAAAGCGCTACGTGCCACACGAAGTTATCGTTTTCTGCAGCTAGACCGTCAAAGTCTTCAACGTAGAACATCTCACGCTTAGAGCGTGCACCGTACCAGAAGCTCATCTTACGATCTGAGTTCAAACGCTTCAGCTGGTCGAAGATGTGTGAACGCATCGGTGCCATACCTGCACCACCACCGACAAAGACCATCTCTGCGTCAGTTTCTTTAGCGAAGAATTCACCAAATGGACCAGAAATTGTCACCTTATCGCCTTCTTTAAGCGACCAGATGTACGATGACATCTTACCGCAAGGTAGGCTTAGGTTGTTTGGCGGCGGCGTAGCAATACGCACGTTCAACATGATGATGCCAAACTCTTCTGGGTAGTTCGCCATTGAGTAAGCACGAATAGTTTCTTCGTCTACTTTTGACTCTAGGTCAAAGAAGCCGAAACGCTCCCAGTCAGGACGATACTCTTCAGGAATATCAAAGTCCTTGTATTTAACGTGGTGAGCAGGTGCTTCAATTTGAATATAACCACCGGCGCGGAAAGGTACAACCTCACCGTCTGGGATCTTAAGCTTAAGCTCTTTGATGAAGGTTGCTTTGTTATCGTTAGAGATAACTTCACAATCCCACTTCTTGATCCCGAAGATAGACTCTTCTAGCTCAATCTCCATGTCGCTTTTAACAGCAACCTGACACGCAAGACGACAGCCCTGACGTGCTTCACCTTTAGAGATGTGGTCAAGTTCGGTCGGCAGGATATCACCACCGCCCTCTTTAACATCAACACGACACTGGCCACATGAGCCACCGCCGCCACATGCAGAAGATACGAAAATACCTGCATCTGCTAGGGCACCCAGTAGCTTGCTACCTGGTGATGTTGTAATTGCTTTGTCAGGATCACCATTGATCCCGATGGTGACGTCACCTGTGGGTACTAGCTTTGACTTGGCCGCAATGATGACCAAAACCAGCATAACCACGATAGCGACGAATACACCTACGCCTAAATATACCTCAAGCATGATTTCTCCTCGCTACCTTATAGTGAAATACCAGAGAATGACATAAAGCCCAGACCCATCAGACCTACTGTGATAAAGGTGATACCTAAACCACGCAAACCATCAGGAACGTCTGAGTACTTCATCTTCTCGCGAATACCCGCTAGCAACGTGATTGCCAGCGCCCAACCTACACCAGAACCAAGGCCAAAGACCACTGACTCACCGAAGTTGTAATTACGCTCTACCATGAACGATACCGCACCGAAAATCGCACAGTTTACCGTGATCAATGGCAGGAAGATGCCCAACGCGTTATAAAGCGGTGGGAAGAACTTATCCAATGCCATTTCTAGGATTTGTACTAGGGCAGCAATAACACCGATGAACGTCAAAAAGCGCAAGAAGCTTAAATCAGCGTCAGGGAAACCCAACCACTCCAGTGCGCCCGGCGCTAATACCGCGTGATAAACTAAGTTATTCACCGGTACGGCAATACCCAGTACGAAGATAACCGCTACACCTAGACCAATTGAAGTTTTTACTTTCTTTGATACCGCAAGGAAAGTACACATCCCCAAGAAGAAGGCAAGCGCCAGGTTTTCAATGAAAACCGCTTTAACAAATAAGTTAAGATATTGTTCCACGACTCGCCCCTTATTTCGCTTCTACTTGGTCTTTCTTATAAGTGCGTAGCACCCAAATGAATAGACCGATGATGAAGAATGCACTAGGCGGCAGGATCAATAGACCCATAGGCTGATACCAGCCACCGTCTTGTACTAATGGGATGATTTCTACGTCGAACAGCGACCCTTTACCGAATAGCTCACGAATGAAACCAACAGTCAGTAGTACTACTGAGTAGCCTAAGCCATTACCAATACCG
This window harbors:
- a CDS encoding FAD:protein FMN transferase codes for the protein MLRSVKAVFGLLFILSLFTLSGCDNAPESDQQEVLLQGKTMGTTFNIKVFVPQQQLPQLNLYADVTEELKKVNQSMSTYIEDSEINQFNRLPAGEVMPISSDFRAVVSESIRLGQSTKALDVTMGPLIDLWGFGPDKRPTQRPEQAELDAMLANIGVDKLVLSEQGLAKTVDGLELSFSATAKGYGIDKVAELLQSHGLTNYMVEIGGEMRISGHKPDNKPWRIAIEQPDAPPGQRKIHRVVEPGSMGVATSGDYRIFYEMDGETYTHLIDPQTGMPIKHDLVSVTVLHPSAMTADGLATALTVMGTEQAKAYAEQHNLPVYLISKTDSGLQTHASTAFKPYL
- the nqrF gene encoding NADH:ubiquinone reductase (Na(+)-transporting) subunit F — translated: MLEVYLGVGVFVAIVVMLVLVIIAAKSKLVPTGDVTIGINGDPDKAITTSPGSKLLGALADAGIFVSSACGGGGSCGQCRVDVKEGGGDILPTELDHISKGEARQGCRLACQVAVKSDMEIELEESIFGIKKWDCEVISNDNKATFIKELKLKIPDGEVVPFRAGGYIQIEAPAHHVKYKDFDIPEEYRPDWERFGFFDLESKVDEETIRAYSMANYPEEFGIIMLNVRIATPPPNNLSLPCGKMSSYIWSLKEGDKVTISGPFGEFFAKETDAEMVFVGGGAGMAPMRSHIFDQLKRLNSDRKMSFWYGARSKREMFYVEDFDGLAAENDNFVWHVALSDPQPEDNWEGYTGFIHNVLYDNYLKDHEAPEDCEYYMCGPPMMNAAVINMLKDLGVEDENILLDDFGG
- the nqrE gene encoding NADH:ubiquinone reductase (Na(+)-transporting) subunit E codes for the protein MEQYLNLFVKAVFIENLALAFFLGMCTFLAVSKKVKTSIGLGVAVIFVLGIAVPVNNLVYHAVLAPGALEWLGFPDADLSFLRFLTFIGVIAALVQILEMALDKFFPPLYNALGIFLPLITVNCAIFGAVSFMVERNYNFGESVVFGLGSGVGWALAITLLAGIREKMKYSDVPDGLRGLGITFITVGLMGLGFMSFSGISL